Proteins encoded by one window of Salmo trutta chromosome 17, fSalTru1.1, whole genome shotgun sequence:
- the LOC115151352 gene encoding protein piccolo-like, producing MFSNFLSGANPLSSVSSAVRGGLFGDNGEVDKQKAGPQHPGSVPGPGNAPQQQQGGPQLQGNGQAGQTAKLSGQQAPAKGGPQQQGPPKGGPQQQAPHKQGPAKGGPQQQATQQQATDKGGPQQQGSPKVGAQPQGSPKGGPQQQEPAKDGPQQQGSPKVGVLPQTPKGPQQQGPAKGGPQQQGSPKVGAQTQGSPKVGAQTQGSPKVGAQTQGSPKIGAQTQGSPKVGAQTQGSPKIGTQQQGSPRTTSQQQAAGKAGHQSKAGPMAGAKPLCPVCNTTGLNLNTKEPPNHNTCTQCKTVVCSLCGFSPPDSGGKEWLCLTCQMQRALGGSDPPGTPKMKPQPSPNKASISPAPQKKDTSIQGSIQKNPATSATQPPKAETAKAADPQTPASPVPARNAPQENRRTSGPQKPPEQPGQPGHKQSNATPCTQQEPGKPQQVLPKDGASPAKVVPQLQAQAPKQESGGFFGFGGPKSQPAASKAEDSVSGKMFGFGSSIFSSASTLITSTVQDEPHTTPPASPMVSAAAQASPKMPPAKETKPPATQKAEEKKAEQPQQAKVPASVHAKVDKPPSEPPKGAASSQPALKAEHCLQPLWI from the exons ATGTTCTCTAACTTTCTAAGCGGGGCGAACCCCCTCAGCTCTGTCTCCTCTGCTGTCAGAGGAGGTCTTTTTGGGGACAATGGGGAGGTTGACAAACAGAAAGCAGGCCCTCAGCATCCTGGGTCAGTTCCTGGCCCTGGGAATGCCCCACAGCAGCAACAGGGAGGACCCCAGCTGCAGGGGAACGGTCAGGCTGGTCAAACAGCCAAACTTAGCGGGCAGCAAGCCCCCGCTAAGGGTGGACCACAACAGCAAGGACCTCCTAAGGGTGGTCCACAACAGCAAGCCCCTCATAAGCAAGGACCTGCAAAAGGTGGACCACAACAACAAGCCACCCAACAGCAAGCAACTGATAAAGGTGGACCGCAACAACAAGGGTCACCTAAGGTTGGCGCTCAGCCACAAGGGTCCCCTAAGGGTGGACCACAACAGCAAGAACCTGCTAAAGATGGACCCCAACAGCAAGGTTCACCTAAAGTTGGAGTTCTGCCACAAACTCCGAAGGGACCACAACAGCAAGGACCTGCTAAGGGTGGACCCCAACAGCAAGGGTCCCCTAAGGTTGGAGCTCAGACACAAGGGTCCCCTAAGGTTGGAGCTCAGACACAAGGGTCCCCTAAGGTTGGAGCTCAGACACAAGGGTCCCCTAAGATTGGAGCTCAGACACAAGGGTCCCCTAAGGTTGGAGCTCAGACACAAGGGTCCCCTAAGATTGGCACTCAGCAGCAGGGTTCCCCCAGGACTACATCACAGCAGCAAGCCGCTGGTAAAGCTGGGCATCAGTCTAAAGCTGGACCTATGGCTGGAGCTAAACCCCTGTGCCCAGTGTGTAACACTACCGGACTCAACCTGAACACCAAGGAGCCACCCAACCATAACACCTGCACACAGTGTAAGACTGTCGTCTGCAGCTTGTGTGGCTTCAGTCCTCCTGACTCTGGC GGTAAGGAGTGGCTGTGTCTGACCTGCCAGATGCAAAGAGCACTCGGAGGCTCTGACCCACCAGGAACCCCAAAGATGAAACCCCAGCCTTCACCCAACAAAGCCTCTATATCTCCTGCACCACAGAAGAAAGACACCTCTATACAAGGCTCCATCCAGAAAAACCCTGCTACATCAGCAACACAGCCACCCAAGGCAGAGACTGCTAAAGCAGCAGACCCTCAGACACCGGCTAGCCCAGTACCTGCTCGGAATGCACCACAGGAGAACCGGAGAACATCAGGGCCTCAGAAACCGCCAGAGCAGCCAGGCCAACCTGGGCATAAGCAGAGTAATGCCACCCCATGCACACAGCAGGAGCCTGGGAAGCCTCAGCAAGTGCTTCCAAAGGATGGAGCCTCTCCTGCCAAAGTTGTGCCACAGCTACAGGCTCAGGCCCCTAAGCAGGAGTCAGGGGGCTTCTTTGGCTTTGGTGGTCCTAAGTCTCAGCCTGCTGCTTCAAAGGCTGAAGATTCAGTGTCTGGGAAGATGTTTGGCTTTGGCTCCTCCATCTTCAGCTCTGCATCCACTTTGATCACTTCAACTGTTCAGGATGagccccacaccacaccaccagcTTCCCCCATGGTGTCTGCAGCAGCCCAGGCCTCTCCCAAGATGCCCCCTGCAAAGGAGACCAAACCACCTGCTACTCAGAAAGCAGAGGAGAAGAAAGCAGAGCAACCCCAACAGGCCAAGGTCCCCGCATCAGTACATGCCAAAGTAGACAAACCCCCATCAGAGCCTCCAAAGGGAGCAGCATCCTCCCAACCAGCTCTCAAAGCAG AACACTGTCTGCAACCTCTGTGGATTTAA